A segment of the Ammospiza nelsoni isolate bAmmNel1 chromosome 9, bAmmNel1.pri, whole genome shotgun sequence genome:
TCTGAAGTCCTTAGTCATTGCAACTTGAATGTACTTTGACTTCAGCAATTCGATATCAGAAGGTTGTTCAGGTGGCAGTTTATTACAGACTCTCCCAGGCAGCTGTTTTTCATATCATTGTTTCCATTAACATAGTgctctgggaaaagaaaaaaggcaagaaaaggaGTGTCCTGTATTTTCATACACAAACCCCACCCTCTCCTTGGACTTCCTTCCACAGGAAGCACATGGGCATGTATGCACTTATTTGCATAATTAATAGCTAAGATAAACTGTTTCTACCCTATTGATGAGTCAAACACTGAAAAGCAGTTGAGGGCAAACAGGGTCATTCACTGATCTCTCAGGTGTAGCTGCTAAAACTCACAAGGTTTGGGAAGCAGAGGCTGAAACCAGTTGTACTGGGTTTGCATGGCCTAGGTTTTGGTAGTATGGGGGCTAtaggggtggcttctgtgagaagctgctggaagcttcctcCATGTCTGGCAAAACCAATCCCTGGTAGCTCCAAAGATGGAGatgctggccaaggctgggccagttCAAAATGTTGGTGATGCCTCTGTGATAGCAGATTtaagaataaagaaaaggaaattgtgCAATTGTAATCGTGACTAGAGAAAaggtgagaatatgtgagaggaaCAGCAGACATCAAGGGGCAGTGAaaaaggagaggcaggaggcGTTCCAGGAGCTGGAACTGAGATTGCTTTGCAGCCTGTGGAgaagaccatggtgaggcagctgtgcccctgcaggccATGGAGGTCCCCAGGGATGCAGCATTGCACCCACAGGCCATGGAGGTCCCCAGGGATGCAGCATTGCACCCACAAGCCATGGAGGTCCCCAGGGATGCAGCATTCCACCCACAAGCCATGGAGGTCCCCAGGGATGCAGCATTCCACCCACAGGCCATGGAGGAGCCCCATGCCAGAGGAGGGGGATGCCTGAGAGGAGACTGTGGCCCTGTGGGAGGCTTAGCAACCACtgaaaacatcagtgtgttaccAACACTTTTCTCTccatccaaaacacagcactgcaccAGCTACCAAGGAGAAAATGAAGTGTATCCCAGCCTAGCCAGGATCAGCTTCCTGTCCAGCTCTGCATTCACGTGACCCTATCCTAATATACAAATAACGGCCTTTAAAGCCAAGacacacattttgaaaaaatggTTCTATGAATTTTgcaaaaaaagttaaaaatttgCCACAAGTTTGATCAGAAAAAGATTCATAATGCAACAGAAAACACTAGTTTTGAAATGTTCTACTTCTGCATTAAAcagcctttttaaaaaactaagCATTTTTTACTACACAGAGTAACAAATTTGTTAAAATTTCATCTTGACATCCAtccttttttttgtctgttgaCAAATCCAGAAAGATTGCTTGCAATATGTTTCCTAATTTCTTAAACAATTACTACTAAAATTTGTTCATAATTGCAAAAATAATCATCTGCTTGAgcaaaattccttttccttttgtgccCAAGTGCAGCAGTAAGAGAGAATGAAATTACTTCAGTACAAATTTAAGTTGACATCTAATATCCAATTGCAAAATTCTTCAAGGATGACAGGGTACAGCAGGAGTCATCAGGCTACCACTTAAAAAGACAGACAATATTTTCAACAGGTTGAAATGGAGTTTCAagtgtaattttaaaagcagagacATGTCTCTTCCACTGTAAGAGTCTTCCCATGTCCTTGGACAATAAGGCTGCAGTGAATTACTAAAGTAAGAAACTCTCACAAGGGTTTATGTTCTCATTAACCTGATGAATTTTGTACAAAATTGATATCCACAGATAAGGATCTCAGGTTTTTCTAAAACCAAGCTTACCTTTCCAGCCATGGCAATGACTTGAGATCCTTCCAACAGTGAAGAGCACACTGTTTTACTTCTTCAGCCAAAATTTTATCctgtttatataaatatatatgcaaTATATACAAAGAACCACAGGTAACAGAATATTTtgtatctttttcctttcttattcaAGTCTTTTAGGAAGAAACTGGAAGTTTCTAAACAAACACACATCCACTGACAGTGAATAGTTCAAGCAGTGTGTATTGTTGCAATGTTACTATCCATACCAAAACAACCTGTTCACAGCTCACATGCTGCCTGCAGGACACCCAGTGAACCCCATTCCCCAGCTATTTCCTTTGGTCTGTGGGACACAGCAACATTGTCATCAACAATAATCTTCCATCCCCTTTTTCCTTATATTACTTctcaaagtaaaaaaataaaacagtgctTTAAAGACTTACACTGAATGTACTCCAGAAGAGGAAACCTTACATCCAGGAATATTAACTCCCCAAGCAATAGTGTGCCTTCTTTCCACCTTGAATTTAGAATGCATGTACCCAAGTCACAAGGCTGATGACCTCCATATCCTAATCATCTTGTCCCATAATAAAATACCACAGAAAAAAGTTtgccaaaataaaaatgggaatatttatTATCTTTTCTACCAAAGCAATGCAGTTCTTTTGAGATTATACATTGGTCTTTGCAAATGTTTCTACAGCTAAATTAATACTTTtccattttgtaaaaaaattagACACATACttcataaaaacaaagacaCAGGCTATGTCACCGAACAACTGGCAGGATTGTAACTGTTAGTAGGGATGAGCAAAGAAAGCTCATGCGTATACTTAAACCTCTGGCATTTGTATCATTATCATGTTCCAGTGGGACAAAATGGGGACATTTTCCTTGCACATTTCTGGGTCCACTTCCCAAGCTTTCAGACAGACTGTTAAATACTGGATGTGACCAGGAGAACCTAAACATTGCTCAGCAGTACTACATGCACAGGATGCAGGGGAAGGAAGAGTCAGACCCATGCAAACAGTACAGGACAAACCATTACAACTGGCAAACGTGCACTGGACAAAAATTGAAGTTTATGAAAAGCTTTATTTGTTGTCATGAAAATAGTATCAGAAGCAAGTAACTGTATGTGTTTTGCAAAGTCATCTTCATTTGGCCTCCTGAGCTTTCTTGgcattctgtttttcttttgcctaGAAAACAAGGGGAGATGATGTCAAGCTTTGACAAGATGAAGGTCATTCTGGATCTTTGAATGACTACAAATACAGGTTTAAATAAATTATGCAAAAGAAATTGAGATAAGGTAACTTCTCTAGGGGAAAAGcactattttaaaaacataatttaaactttcatttttcataGCTCTATACAATTTCATTTTACATAGAAAAAACTCTTCCTAATGGAAACATTTTATGTCACAAGAAAACACCACAGTCAGACATACAGATGATCAAAATTGAACTCTGAAACGCACCAAGATCTTAAATAAGTgggaaaaacccccacaaaagCTCCTGTCAAAATATTTGCAGACAGATTCTCATATCAATCATAAATAGTTCAAACTGGTAAGGAACTGGAACTTTCTTCCTTATGAATTTACTTCAACAGATTGGGCAAGAAGAGGGGACAACTCAGAAGCAATACCGGCCAACAGCTTTCTGTCAAAACATTAATTAATTCTGAATCAGGCTGCTGCTTGTTACCACTTATTGAAGTGAACAGAACAGCATCTAATTCAGTGATTTAGAATTAAGATCTGTTACCACTAATTCTCTGGTAACTTACTTCTGAGAGCAGCTTGATGGGTATTATCAATGACTTCTGTTAACATGAAACTGGATTAAAACTCCACAAGTCACTCTCTTAAAAACTACAAGCCTGCAAATGTACTTTCCTAAATAAATTCAGCTAAAGAATGTACTTATTAATTAACACACAGCTCTTTTTTCATTACACTAATTCAGAGAGCCTTTCTCAGTGAGTATAAAATCAGGGATCCTGCCTCTGGCACTCAAGCATAAGTGTACACTAGCACAGAGCTGACTACAGTTCAAGTGCCTGACCAGTTTCATAACCTTGCCAAAGTGGCAGACACGCTTATTTATTAAAGTTTTAATACAAACCTTAGCAGTAAATCAATGTTAATGGCCAGCTACCTTAGAAAGGGGAAGCCCAAGGCAGTAAAtgagcacaggagcagggaaaagggagggaccaaattcccagccctgtgccatggctgcCACGGGAGTGCAGGGAGCCATCCCTGGCCAAAGAACTTGGAAGAATAAATGACATGGgctcttttatttaaaagagaaGGTATGAAGAATTATAGTAATATACTGTCAGCTAGGAAATACTCACTTTTTCTACTAAGGGTATTAACTGCTGGTGCTCTGCTAGAGTCTTTAACAATTCCATGATGAAAGGCAGGTAGTTATGTTTTCTTCTAATATTTTCAAtctaaaagtaaattaaaagcATGAACAGAATTATTATATAGCTGAACTATCTTCTAGTTCCCATCCAGTTCCTTCACATTAATTGCAAAACTcccacatatatatataaaaaagctGACTTGATCTTACAACTGTTCCAGTAATTTCATCAGAAAAGCAAAGACTACATACCTtatatctttttaatttttggttcTCTTCTTCAATTAACATCTGGTATTTTGCAACTTCTGATTGTATAGAACTTAACATATTACTACTTTGATCTGTATCCATAGGCTCCTCcttccacaaaacaaaaatttaaattgaTGATGTTactccatttttaaattttacttttttaaaagcaagttttGTCTCAAGGGTATTTCTATCACAGAAAGAAGCAGTTTTGTTTACCATTATAGGTACATACCAGGAATTTCTGCAGTTAGTTACAAGCAGGTACTGGGAAAAAACCAGTTCCAGCTCCACAGCAAATGAGTCAAGGCAGAAGGTCAAAATGACACGGTCAGCACTGTGCTGAGTGCTCAGCTCCgagctgcagcactgagtgCATCCACACTGTGCTGGACACATCTCTAGCAATCACTCcctgctttttgtgctgctgctccattgGGAGCAAGGAAGGGAAGTGAATAGTAAAGCCAGCACAGAGAACTAGCAGGGAAATACTGAAGCAATTGAAATTCCATGGCCTACCTCTGCCAGTTGCTGCTGTAGCTCTGCAATCCTCTGCTCATATATCATCTTCCTGTCAGACACAATAGCCATCAGGTTAAACCTTATCTCACCTTCACTGTATCTAAAtgaggaacagaaaaacaaaacaacaaagacAACCCGCTTTCAAAATTAGGTACCAACATGACAACTCAAAAGCCCTCTCCTTGATTTCATTTCATGGAAACAAAGTTTTATATGGGTTTATTAAGTTGTGCTACAGATCCAATCTtgttacaaaataaaatcagacCACAAATTAACTCCATCCAATATGTAACTCCTAATTACCTTCTCTCACAGAAATTTACTATTCCTGTCTGTGGTCacaaaacaaatacataaactgtccaaaaaagaaaacatgacaACAGAACTTACAGAAGATGCTTCACACAATAGTTTTTACTTTCTCATTACTATTACATGTTAGAAAATATTGGAGACTTCTCCACACAGTGTGAGAAGTGCATTCAACAATTAGACTAGCAGGCCTTTTGGAGGTTAAGTTCTCCAAAAACAACTTGGTAGTCCTGTTTTGCTTATCAAAAAAACGGTCTTCAAGCAAAAACTTAGAATTGTTTTCTAAAAATGGCATAAAATGAACTTTATTTCTAACAAATTTGCAACTGCACTTTGGAAACAGAGTTAAGAAGTAGCAAATTTTCACAGTATGTTTTTCTAGCTTAAATTTCTAAGATAAGCCATTCCTAAGAAAAACTTCAGATCTCTATATACCAGCTGTATGGACAGAATGACTGTCTAATAATTTGAAGTGCATAGGCAAATGTTATTAATGGTCATGTCACTCTTAGCTTCCACTCACAAAGATGCACAGCTGTGTTACACATAACAATCTTCTTTTCCAGAGCACTCGTAGGATCTCTCTTCAGTACACACACCTACTTGGATTAATtatgcagcagcacagtgtaTTTGAGATTTATCTATCATCACATCTGCCTCATGTTGGGCAACAGGTTCTCAAGTCACACAGTGATATGCATAAAGAAATGATGCATAAGTGCCATTGCTTAGAAATTCAGCAGCAATCCTTTAACTAAGGAAGTTAAGACAAAGGAATTTTCAAGCATAGGGAAGGTGCTATATTTAAAGGCATCACAACCATTTACTTTTGTATGCGCTTCTCTATGACGGGCCGCACTGCACTTATCCAGTCATCCTGATGGCATGCACCTGggggaaacaggaaaaattcaTCATCTTTGCAAAatttaacaaaggaaaaaagtcagTATCATGGCAAAATTTATTTCAGAGTTGACTCTCATCATTCAGGCTTATGCAGCAACTTCAGAGTATGTAACATGTTTTTCCTTAGCTACTGCAGTCTGAAAGTACTTAGTTGAGTTTTCAGGAGGTGGAAGATGTTTTATTAATAGTAATAATTAGATAATGCAGTGACCAAGGCAATGGAACAAAGCTAAATTTTAAGGGCATAAGCAGCTAACATTTGTTTTGCTGATAACAAGTAATAATGGGGTGGGGGAAAGTATGTCACATAGTATTTTTATGACACAAGGGGAATTAATTGGTATGACAACACTGAAGTagacagcaaaggaaaacactgTGGACAGGTACAGCTATTTAATGTTAAACTCTTGATTTTGTCTATGTGGATGCAATATAATGTTAAAAGGtcaggcagaaagaaaaaccataAAAGGATATACGATAGAGAATTTGATTTCAAGTTATATGACAAGATACCCAGAGGTAATTTCCTAAGTTGAAAATGCCTCTTTTGCAATTTCAAGACCTTAAAGTAAATTTAGACTCAATCTTGTGACCACACAAATGATGTTAATGTTCGGTCCAAGGACTGTACAGTCTCTCTGGACAGACTAAAGACAAGATTAAGCAGCAAGCTCTTGCTCAGCCTAAACATAAATGAAATTGTCAACAAATTTGGGAAAACACTGGGAATGGAGTGTGGAACTCTAAAGTACAGACACTTGATAGGCAGTGCAGAGCTTTTCAAGACTCAACAGGGCACACATATCTCAAGAAAGATTACAAAACAGAAGCAGTGTGTAAACACAAGCCacatagaggaaaaaaaaagtgtctggAGTCAGGTGTAAATATTCTCCTTTTATGTAAACTTCTGTCTTGCAACAAAACTATCAAGGTTTTGTAAGGGATTGCAGGACCTGATCATTTGATTACTAAATGAAAATCAGAGACATGGaggaagcagggaggaaattgtattttcagaccaacaaaattaaaacaatacaAACGACTGCAAGGAAGTACAAGCCTACAGCACATTCAGAAAACTTTCaagatattattttaataaataatttgctCTGAACCTATAACATATGACCAATTTATTGCAAAAAGCCATTGTTAAAATAAAGGATGTTcagcaaaaatgtaaaattaccTAAATCAATTGGTCCTTCCCTTAAGCCATCTAGCTCATATAGCCTCCCATTAACAGGAACATAGCTTACAAAGTGAAAGGCATCTTCTTCCTTTGCTGAAGACTTTGCATCAAACTCAAACATCTGTTGTctgcaaagaaaatttaaaaacccctGAGATTAAAAAGGATTTGTTGAAATTTTGGCCAGATTTAAAACATATGTTACCTGGCAAAACTGTTGTGAACTTGCCGAATCACTTCTGAGTTGCTCAGTGCCAAACCTTTCATCTGAAAGGAAGTAACAAAACACCTGTAAACCACCAGAGCTGTAACACTGTGACactcaaaatacagaaaacactGGTCACTCACTGCAGCATCAAAGCTTTGGGAAAATTCTTTAAATTCTGACAAGGTCTCTCCTAGATGAATGTCTTGATGAGCACAGTTTAACAGCACACTTACTATGGCTTGAGTTGCACAGGCATTATTTATGACCTAGAAAAAAGCATTGAAGAAAGAATTTGGTCAGTACTGGTGATAAAAGTTCACTCCAAactgtgtttgcttttgttgCACACACACTTATGCTGATTCACATGAGAGTTACACCCTAACACAGACTGGATTTGCTGCCTGGGTAGCTACAGAAAAGCCCCTGCTATGATAAAATCAGCTCTGCATGCTGTCATACACAATTCACTGATAAAACTCATCTTTCACAGCTGTCCTCAGAAACTGCCATTCCACTGCCTCACCATCTCTCTAAAGTCAATAAGGAAAGACATAAATCCTTGGATGCCTGTGGAGAAACACACAGTAATATTCAAAGCAAGTGTCCCAAATTGTGTTATCTATGTTCTTAACAAAAAGTCAACTCTCCAAAGAAAAGTCCTTCAAATAATCAGATCTCCTGCTAAGAGTAAGATGtcaaaaatttaatttgaagCAATAAAACACATTATGGAACTGAAAATTGTTATTAAAAGGTTTTATTGGACAAAAAAAGTCAAGTGTTCTAGGGATAAACTAATAAAAGCATTCCAGGATGTATGTATTGTTTAAATGATGGTTAGCTGAACAACATACTTGCCCAATACAGCTATCCTTTTCAAGTTAAAGTTACTAGTTTGACATTTCAGTGTTAAATATTCCACTTGGAGAAAATATAAATGACCCTCTTTGTATAAAAGCCATGTCTTTAATGTTGTTCACCAATAACCAAAGTAAAACACCATattaaaagaaagaagctgCAAGGATTATTTAATCTGAGATTTAACTAAATGCTCTGTTATCAAATGGTATGAGGCCATAATACAAGACTTTATATTAGCAGTTTTTTTCTCAGAGAGCTATAGCTTAGGAATGAGTAATGCATCATTAGTCTTTGAGACTATTTTGCAATTGAAAATGCTACTTAAAACTTTCAGAGAGGATGCGACTTTtgtataaaaatatgaaaattagtTCAGGGCCATGAATGTGAAACCACTTCCAAcaagaaaggagggaaaaaaaaaaagagaaaacccaaGCAACCTGTTTCACAATTGAGGCCAGTCCTAACAAAGGAAAACCTACTATGTTAATACTAAAACCATatcataaatttattttctatacTTTAGGGTGTTCTCAGTTCAGGTTATGTATATACACAGATGATAAATAATCAAACAtcttaatttaagaaaaatacaatCTAGTTGACTTAAACAGTAATCAAGGGAGTCAGCTACACATAAGAACTGATTACAGCAgccaaaactgaaattaaaccAAGTGCAGGTACACCAGCTAAGGGCGAGAATACACACGCGCAAAAGAAGGGACATACAAGGAAAATCCATCAAGGACACTGAAATGAAGAACCAGCAGCACAAAAACTCCaactcccagagcagcagaatggCACACTTTGAATTACACTGTAACTTAGGAGAAAGAGGTAGTGCTAGGATGAAAGCAGGGAAACCTCACATGCATCAAAGTGGGTGAAGCTGATACAGTGTAATTAGGCTGACAGAGAAGCAGAAGGCACatcacctgtgctgctgcaatgGAGGCAGGGTCACTACAGCAAATTGTATTTGGAAATGATAATTAATACAAAGCATTATAGGAGAGACAGGACTAAATGGCAACtaattttgctgaaaaattaaaatggaacaACCAGTTGCTCTTTACAGAAACTCAATAATGGCTTcaaaacaaggaaaggaaatttacTGAGATTTTG
Coding sequences within it:
- the UCHL5 gene encoding ubiquitin carboxyl-terminal hydrolase isozyme L5 isoform X2, producing the protein MSGGSSAGEWCLMESDPGVFTELIKGFGCRGAQVEEIWSLEPENFEKLKPVHGLIFLFKWQPGEEPAGSVVQDSRLDTIFFAKQVINNACATQAIVSVLLNCAHQDIHLGETLSEFKEFSQSFDAAMKGLALSNSEVIRQVHNSFARQQMFEFDAKSSAKEEDAFHFVSYVPVNGRLYELDGLREGPIDLGACHQDDWISAVRPVIEKRIQKYSEGEIRFNLMAIVSDRKMIYEQRIAELQQQLAEIENIRRKHNYLPFIMELLKTLAEHQQLIPLVEKAKEKQNAKKAQEAK
- the UCHL5 gene encoding ubiquitin carboxyl-terminal hydrolase isozyme L5 isoform X1, with product MSGGSSAGEWCLMESDPGVFTELIKGFGCRGAQVEEIWSLEPENFEKLKPVHGLIFLFKWQPGEEPAGSVVQDSRLDTIFFAKQVINNACATQAIVSVLLNCAHQDIHLGETLSEFKEFSQSFDAAMKGLALSNSEVIRQVHNSFARQQMFEFDAKSSAKEEDAFHFVSYVPVNGRLYELDGLREGPIDLGACHQDDWISAVRPVIEKRIQKYSEGEIRFNLMAIVSDRKMIYEQRIAELQQQLAEEEPMDTDQSSNMLSSIQSEVAKYQMLIEEENQKLKRYKIENIRRKHNYLPFIMELLKTLAEHQQLIPLVEKAKEKQNAKKAQEAK